One window of the Methanomassiliicoccaceae archaeon DOK genome contains the following:
- a CDS encoding metalloregulator ArsR/SmtB family transcription factor: MDDEKFLCMMRALSDPNRLTILRILKGRRLCSCQILKDMDISQPTLSHHMSVLLDAGLVRTIPTGRWYDYEIDEEALGFLNAALGDILRTEDRF, encoded by the coding sequence ATGGACGACGAGAAGTTCCTGTGCATGATGCGCGCCCTGTCGGACCCCAACCGCCTGACCATACTCAGGATACTCAAGGGGAGGAGGCTGTGTTCGTGCCAGATCCTCAAGGACATGGACATATCGCAGCCGACCCTGTCCCACCACATGTCCGTGCTCCTTGACGCCGGTCTCGTGAGGACCATCCCCACCGGGAGATGGTACGACTACGAGATCGACGAGGAGGCACTGGGCTTCCTGAACGCCGCCCTCGGCGACATCCTCCGAACGGAAGACCGCTTCTGA
- a CDS encoding TetR family transcriptional regulator — translation MSRKAYSEEERDLIRSRLMDVAAALFKEKGIRDTNIDEIYTPVGISKTFFYSFFPSKAVLAIAIMKEGMGGIGDLFRRNVWEYGAENGIRETFSEVISGGFYIPGEDDQAYIREHLSEQELIGFQNDLVVLFSDMLYTVGVPASKLDPRVVCNMTMSVLTTRMTEGRRMLLTFAETADNTSSLQIKSLVALVLENRVI, via the coding sequence ATGTCGAGGAAGGCTTACTCCGAGGAAGAGCGCGATCTCATACGCTCAAGACTCATGGACGTAGCCGCCGCACTCTTCAAGGAGAAGGGAATCCGCGATACGAATATAGACGAGATCTACACGCCTGTGGGGATCTCGAAGACCTTCTTCTACTCGTTCTTCCCGTCCAAGGCGGTTTTGGCCATAGCCATAATGAAGGAAGGCATGGGAGGGATTGGAGACCTGTTCCGCAGGAATGTCTGGGAATACGGGGCTGAGAATGGCATAAGGGAGACATTCTCCGAGGTCATCTCCGGTGGATTCTACATTCCGGGGGAAGACGACCAGGCGTACATAAGGGAACACCTGTCGGAGCAGGAGCTGATCGGATTTCAGAACGACCTTGTTGTGCTGTTCTCCGACATGCTGTACACCGTAGGGGTCCCGGCATCCAAACTGGATCCAAGGGTGGTGTGCAACATGACGATGTCTGTTCTGACGACCAGGATGACAGAAGGGAGGAGGATGTTGCTCACTTTCGCCGAAACTGCCGACAATACCTCGTCCCTGCAGATCAAGTCACTAGTGGCGCTTGTATTGGAGAACAGAGTAATATAA